One window from the genome of Oncorhynchus gorbuscha isolate QuinsamMale2020 ecotype Even-year linkage group LG14, OgorEven_v1.0, whole genome shotgun sequence encodes:
- the LOC123995155 gene encoding MADF and BESS domain-containing protein, translating to MQMADRIISAVSDYPELYNVTLNSYRDSQRKARAWRAVSLQVEMPVDDCRNKWKNLRDTFVKFKRAEQQRRASGELDIHKKTWMHSRSMSFLTPFIQPKGLQGDTTDDLEEEERERNRESATEGVDDKSAYIIHEIEGGQADDEDAPSPDTVSGSNGPSRKRRWQMDGMDGLEDIEDEMFFFSLLPYLRKLPHRKKSAVKLKIHQLLHEAAFQ from the exons ATGCAAATGGCTGACAGAATCATTTCGGCTGTTTCGGATTACCCTGAGTTGTATAACGTAACTTTAAACTCATACAGGGACTCACAGAGAAAGGCAAGGGCATGGAGGGCTGTAAGTCTGCAAGTGGAAATGCCTG TGGATGACTGTCGGAATAAATGGAAGAACCTGAGGGACACTTTTGTCAAATTCAAGCGGGCTGAGCAGCAGAGGAGAGCATCTGGGGAGCTGGACATTCACAAGAAGACCTGGATGCACAGCAGAAGCATGTCCTTCCTTACCCCCTTCATCCAGCCCAAGGGCTTGCAAGGAGACACCACAGATGacttggaggaggaggaaagggagaggaacaGGGAAAGTGCCACGGAAGGTGTGGACGATAAATCAGCCTACATTATCCATGAGATCGAGGGGGGCCAGGCAGACGATGAGGATGCTCCCTCTCCTGACACTGTGTCGGGATCCAATGGGCCCAGCCGGAAGAGGAGGTGGCAGATGGATGGGATGGACGGACTGGAGGACATAGAGGATGAGATGTTCTTCTTTAGTTTGCTCCCGTATCTTAGGAAGCTCCCCCATAGAAAGAAGAGTGCTGTAAAATTGAAAATACACCAACTTCTACATGAAGCAGCATTCCAATAA
- the LOC123995542 gene encoding LOW QUALITY PROTEIN: BRO1 domain-containing protein BROX-like (The sequence of the model RefSeq protein was modified relative to this genomic sequence to represent the inferred CDS: inserted 3 bases in 2 codons) has protein sequence MAFNVAIWHAKFASRLAGKEKSKRCPQEPEICCWHFQAPQVTIARAIELKHNATLIAALAFETANFYQKADHTLNTLEPECSSKWRNYLQLKQHFYMAYAYCYHGQTLLASDKCGESIKSLQEAEKCYSRAEALCKEYRQTKGPGSTAKPSEQLFFTMLGXLIKNTLQKCXRENGFIYFHKVPAEVPQLELKASYGLAEPISFEFPAVSEQCTPEVYTTFDLTKGAKAEKAKPKQEEEVKPMKEPDLKPQKDTGCVIS, from the exons ATGGCCTTCAATGTTGCAATTTGGCATGCCAAGTTTGCCTCAAGACTTGCAGGAAAGGAAAA AAGCAAAAGATGTCCACAGGAGCCTGAAATTTGCTGCTGGCATTTTCAAGCACCTCAAG TGACGATTGCCAGAGCGATTGAACTCAAGCATAACGCCACTCTCATTGCAGCCTTGGCCTTCGAGACCGCAAACTTCTACCAGAAAGCTG ACCACACACTGAACACCCTGGAACCAGAGTGCAGCAGTAAGTGGAGGAATTACCTCCAGCTGAAACAGCACTTCTACATGGCCTAT GCATATTGCTACCATGGACAAACTCTCCTCGCGAGCGACAAGTGTGGCGAGTCAATAAAATCGCTCCAAGAAGCAGAAAAGT GCTACTCCAGAGCCGAGGCTCTGTGCAAAGAGTACCGTCAGACCAAAGGGCCGGGTAGCACAGCCAAGCCCTCTGAGCAGCTCTTCTTCACCATGCTGG GCCTGATCAAAAATACATTGCAAAAGTG GAGAGAAAATGGATTCat ATACTTTCACAAGGTCCCAGCCGAGGTGCCCCAGCTAGAGCTGAAGGCTAGCTATGGCCTGGCCGAGCCAATATCCTTTGAGTTCCCAGCCGTCAGCGAGCAGTGCACCCCTGAAGTCTACACCACTTTTGACCTCACCAAGGGGGCCAAAGCTGAGAAG GCCAAACCCAAGCAGGAAGAAGAGGTTAAGCCAATGAAGGAACCAGATTTGAAGCCTCAGAAAGATACAGGCTGCGTCATATCAtaa